One window of Lytechinus variegatus isolate NC3 chromosome 2, Lvar_3.0, whole genome shotgun sequence genomic DNA carries:
- the LOC121409502 gene encoding toll-like receptor 5 has protein sequence MNTHIMHVTRSQIQNFLKGISLSMYIEEFDLTGAEIHPIEGFFSPLSGKDLKKVNIEMNSIGEIGNTGLDGLEGVCQLQLGSNNLAVLDPNIFNGMIALRSLSLDSNRIVTLNEEATPWDISLVYLNLASNEFRSLNSSIFYGLKTLRKLDLSENYKLQFIENDTFVYCYSLTELDVSDTKILNFHFPYLPFLTTLILQSSYCPENLIRPGNLGNKAPSLETLNLQDNILTLENLWDSSTNKSTFFGLQNLSQLDLSSNILNTLPLGFFQNLYSLQNLRLDSCSLFVLEIGLFADLKKLALLGLQNNHLTIIPSGLFDELYELQYLFLLGNELTYLDVNVFKYLSRLVYLDASENGLLGLNRSTFEPLSSLIEADLFHNPFVCNCDLKWLPSWLKGTSVEIVESRDTTCLDSKATLEPFRGKQLITFDPTGDCDANIVLYSSLTVVAMVVILTLGLIYYQRWWIRYRLFLLKLCFVGYEEIHDDADREEYQYDLAVMLHEADDEWVDQHLRPALVERLPDFNRIVCGDEELMLGMYYLDAVHYATEQSFKTICVISRDALRDQWFLMKFRTVLDHVNDVGTEKMIIVFVEDIAEEELPFLIRLFLSDHRPYLVWPDDERGQYYFWEELVKDLTINLRCNHLVPPK, from the coding sequence ATGAATACACATATCATGCATGTTACACGTAGTCAAATACAGAATTTCTTGAAAGGTATCAGCTTATCAATGTATATTGAGGAATTCGATTTAACAGGCGCCGAAATACACCCAATCGAAGGATTCTTTTCACCTCTCAGCGGaaaggatttaaaaaaagtgaacaTTGAAATGAATAGTATTGGTGAGATAGGAAACACTGGTCTAGATGGATTGGAAGGTGTCTGCCAGCTTCAGCTAGGATCAAACAATCTGGCAGTCCTGGATCCAAATATCTTTAACGGAATGATCGCCCTTCGTTCTCTTTCCTTGGATAGCAACAGAATCGTAACCCTCAACGAGGAAGCTACTCCATGGGACATTTCACTCGTATATTTAAACTTGGCAAGCAATGAATTTAGATCGCTCAACAGCTCGATCTTCTATGGACTGAAAACACTAAGGAAATTAGACTTGAGTGAAAATTACAAACttcaatttattgaaaatgacaCCTTTGTCTATTGCTATTCTTTAACGGAGTTAGATGTGTCCGATacgaaaattttgaattttcattttccttacCTTCCTTTCCTCACTACTTTAATCTTACAGTCATCATATTGCCCTGAAAATTTGATTCGACCTGGTAATCTGGGAAATAAAGCGCCCTCTTTAGAAACACTCAATCTACAAGACAATATATTGACGTTAGAAAACCTATGGGATTCATCTACCAACAAATCTACATTCTTTGGTTTACAAAATCTATCACAGCTTGATCTTTCAAGTAATATATTGAATACTCTCCCGCTTGGTTTCTTCCAAAACTTATATAGTTTACAGAATTTACGTTTGGATAGCTGCTCGCTTTTTGTGTTAGAAATAGGTTTATTTGCTGATCTTAAAAAACTTGCACTGTTGGGTTTGCAAAACAATCACCTTACAATTATTCCCAGTGGTTTATTCGATGAATTATATGAGTTACAATATCTATTTTTGTTGGGAAATGAATTGACATACCTCGATGTAAATGTGTTTAAATACTTGTCTCGTCTTGTATATCTTGATGCTTCTGAAAATGGTTTATTAGGACTGAACCGTAGCACATTTGAACCACTATCAAGTCTAATTGAGGCTGATTTATTTCACAATCCGTTCGTTTGTAATTGTGATCTAAAATGGCTTCCTAGCTGGTTGAAAGGGACATCAGTGGAAATTGTAGAATCAAGAGATACTACGTGTCTCGACAGTAAAGCTACCCTCGAACCATTTAGGGGCAAGCAATTAATCACTTTCGATCCTACAGGCGATTGTGATGCAAACATCGTCCTGTACAGTTCTTTAACCGTTGTAGCTATGGTGGTCATCCTTACTCTTGGTTTGATCTACTATCAGAGATGGTGGATCCGATATCGCCTGTTCCTTCTTAAGCTCTGTTTTGTTGGATATGAAGAGATACACGACGACGCCGACCGAGAAGAATACCAATACGACCTCGCCGTCATGCTACACGAAGCAGACGATGAGTGGGTGGATCAACATTTACGACCAGCTCTGGTAGAACGACTGCCAGATTTCAATCGAATCGTATGTGGCGATGAGGAGCTCATGCTTGGCATGTACTATCTCGACGCTGTCCATTACGCCACAGAACAAAGTTTCAAGACAATTTGTGTGATCAGTCGTGATGCGTTACGGGATCAGTGGTTCCTCATGAAGTTCCGAACTGTCCTTGATCACGTCAACGATGTCGGTACAGAGAAGATGATTATTGTATTTGTGGAAGATATCGCAGAGGAAGAACTTCCTTTCCTAATCAGATTGTTTCTCAGTGATCATAGGCCATATCTGGTTTGGCCAGACGATGAAAGAGGACAATATTACTTCTGGGAGGAATTGGTCAAGGATCTGACGATTAATCTCAGATGCAATCACCTGGTACCACCTAAATAA
- the LOC121409501 gene encoding calcium-activated chloride channel regulator 1-like — protein MKPEENRQAMCLNHHISLFYCFLIVLIGLEICHTQQDPNPINLENGAYGTILIAIHKDIEEDPRIIENIKEIFREGSSVLFSATDRRFYFGTIKILVPHNWTRQAEYEVAQLEAYENANVIVTDQQSNHRPHVQNPFRCGREGLFIELSKTFLIDPELRQNQFGNSGKVIVRQFAKLRWGVFDEDYEPGTGADPYYPSNAITAFLGFEGTRCSERVLGTFVNDGGGVCRKDGFSGQLEPSCKFVTDTVGQEAKASLMFASNIDSVRY, from the exons ATGAAACCGGAGGAAAACCGCCAAGCGATGTGTTTGAATCaccatatttctttgttttattgtttcttaATCGTGCTGATTGGACTAGAGATCTGTCATACCCAACAGGATCCCAATCCGATCAATCTTGAGAATGGAGCATACGGAACCATTCTCATCGCTATACACAAAGATATCGAAGAAGATCCAAgaatcattgaaaatattaag GAAATATTTCGGGAAGGGTCTTCCGTCTTATTCTCCGCCACCGATCGAAGGTTTTATTTTGGAACGATCAAGATTCTAGTCCCCCATAACTGGACCAGGCAAGCAGAATATGAAGTTGCCCAGCTGGAGGCCTATGAGAATGCTAACGTTATCGTTACAGATCAACAATCTAATCATCGTCCTCACGTTCAGAACCCATTCCGTTGTGGCCGAGAAGGACTATTTATAGAACTATCCAAGACATTCCTCATCGACCCAGAACTACGTCAAAATCAATTTGGAAATTCTG GCAAGGTGATTGTTCGTCAGTTTGCCAAACTCCGCTGGGGTGTTTTCGATGAAGATTACGAACCAGGAACCGGCGCTGATCCTTACTACCCATCAAACGCCATAACAGCATTCTTAGGCTTTGAAGGAACTAGATGCTCCGAAAGGGTTCTAGGAACATTTGTTAATGATGGTGGAGGCGTTTGTAGAAAGGATGGCTTTAGTGGCCAACTTGAACCTTCTTGCAAATTCGTGACAGATACCGTAGGGCAAGAAGCCAAGGCATCGTTAATGTTCGCATCTAACATTGACTCGGTAAGATATTAA